One genomic region from Mesorhizobium terrae encodes:
- a CDS encoding VOC family protein — protein MRLTRRTMMGGVGVMALGAMTSAARPEKMMSDLPFAATTPISVARVGLKTRDADALAAYYRAVVGLEELARDGETITLGAANRPLLVLERDAAAKPDDPRSAGLFHTAFLLPSRADLGRWINHAIENKIQVEGASDHLVSEAAYLTDPEGNGIEIYADRPHESWKWDGPSVEMATLRMDIPGVVGSVPAGDAGWKGAPDNTVVGHVHLRVGDPNQAEAWWNKEFGFDTVKKYGTQAVFLSSGGYHHHIGANTWQSAGAGKRDASRSGLAWVEMRSAEAKTPSAYEDPWGTVIRAVPGQPG, from the coding sequence TTGCGACTGACACGGCGTACAATGATGGGTGGCGTAGGGGTGATGGCCTTGGGGGCCATGACCAGCGCAGCCCGCCCGGAGAAGATGATGAGCGATCTGCCTTTTGCCGCTACCACGCCGATCAGTGTTGCCCGTGTCGGGTTGAAGACCCGCGACGCCGATGCGCTGGCCGCCTATTATCGTGCTGTTGTCGGCCTGGAAGAGCTGGCCCGCGACGGCGAGACGATCACGTTGGGCGCGGCCAACCGGCCGTTGCTGGTCTTGGAACGCGATGCGGCTGCCAAGCCGGACGATCCGCGCAGTGCCGGCCTGTTCCACACCGCCTTTCTTCTGCCAAGCCGTGCTGATCTCGGCCGCTGGATCAACCACGCCATCGAAAACAAGATCCAGGTTGAGGGCGCGTCCGACCATCTGGTCTCGGAGGCGGCCTATCTGACAGACCCGGAAGGCAACGGCATCGAGATCTATGCCGACCGCCCGCACGAAAGCTGGAAATGGGACGGCCCGAGCGTCGAGATGGCGACACTGCGCATGGATATTCCAGGCGTTGTCGGCTCGGTGCCGGCCGGCGATGCCGGCTGGAAGGGCGCGCCGGACAACACCGTTGTCGGCCATGTCCATCTGCGGGTCGGCGATCCGAACCAGGCCGAGGCCTGGTGGAACAAGGAATTCGGCTTCGACACCGTCAAGAAATACGGCACGCAGGCGGTGTTCCTGTCGTCGGGCGGGTATCATCACCATATCGGCGCCAACACCTGGCAGAGCGCCGGCGCCGGTAAGCGCGATGCCAGCCGTTCGGGTCTCGCCTGGGTCGAGATGCGCTCGGCTGAGGCCAAGACGCCGTCCGCCTATGAAGATCCGTGGGGAACCGTCATCCGCGCCGTGCCCGGCCAGCCTGGATAA